Genomic window (Ostrea edulis chromosome 9, xbOstEdul1.1, whole genome shotgun sequence):
CTGACAGCAATATGCCCGGGTACTCGATGCGCGAGAACGGACCAGTGAGCCAGTATACACCAGAATTGCCTGCTCATATACAAGAATTGCCTGTCCACACACCAGAATTGCCTGTCCACACACCAGAATTGCCTGTCCACACACCAGAATTGCCCGCCCACACACCAGAATTGCCCGTCCACACACCAGAATTGCCTGTCCACTCACCAGAATTGCCTGTCCACTCACCAGAATTGCCTGTCCACTCACCAGAATTGCCTGTCCACTCACCAGAATTGCCTGTCCACTCACCAGAATTGCCTGCTCACACACCAAAATTGCCTGCTCACACACCAGAATTGCCTATCCCCAGTACTAGACCACCACCCCATACAAGGGGATTCCACGATAACAAACAGGACCCCTCCTCTCCAACACACGAACGGCTCTACCAAATGTTTGGAAAGGTTCTGGAACCATACTTCGGCAGTTTTCCAAGTggaccatatacatgtaagtagaattttatataaaatgtaAGCAATAACAAAGAAAAATCTGGAATGATGGTATTTACGGATTCATTTGTTATTTACCAAGTAAGCACGAGAAATCTTAATTCGCTGTTTTTCTGCATAATTTCAGCAAAGATGTCCTTAACACCACGTGACATTGTGACAAAGCTGAATGCATGGTACAACAAAGACAACAAACTGATGTTCGAAGAACAGACCTTCTACAGTGTTGGCAAACAACTCTTGGGTGCTCATCTCCAGTGTGCAAAGACAAAATTGAACCAAATAGTTTTCTGTAAGTAGTTGAACTGATAAGTCAACCACTCCCGGTTGACTTAACAGATTTTTCTATTGTCGCAGCAATTGCAATTTTCAAGACTCTTCATACAATTTGTACATTTCCTTTGTACAGACGTTTTGAAGGACCAAGCACGTGCAATGGCCGCGGATGACCGAAACATGAACACGCGTGTGAGGGCGATTCTAGAGAGCTGGATAACGGATACGGCCACTGTAGACAAAGTCAGCCAGAAAATTGTTTTGGCAGCGCACAGACACACCTACGGGGAGATCATGGAGTATATTAGATATTTCCAGTTTAAGGGTATTTGTATAAATTCGCAATTCTTGACCGAGTGCATTTCATTTCtaatgtgttttttttattatgtgcAAATTGTTAGAGCCATTCCCTCATGAATGCGTCGCAGTTGTGAACATTCCACGTATGAATATAGTACGTATATTAACGGCTGGGGATTCCTAGAGAAATCGCTGTTGgattaagatatttttattttctaaaataagTGTATGAACTGCAACCCTTCACGCCAGTATACTTCATGAAGAGCACTTAACGAAAGCTATGCGGGAGTGGAACGTCGCAGTTCATGCCCTAATTTTCTGAACTAGATTTAAAACCTGTATTGTGTACTAAAATTATGTTTCAGATATCATGGAATTCCTTGCAAACATGAAAATGCTTCTATGGAGGACTGAGCAGAATAAATGGTCCCCAGTCATGTTCGATGAAAAACTCAATCAACTTTTGACAAACAATGGATTTGTCTTTAAATGTCCGAGCATGAACGATCTATGGCGATTTCACCAAGAAATTGTTAGCCGTTTTCAAGAAAAGTAAGACTCAAAATGTATATCACATTTCTCTCTTAACTTCATACTATTCATCATGATTCACTAACAGAAAAATCTTAATGAATGTAACAAATTAgcgtttaaaatgaaattaagaatagctaattttcaaaaaggttATTCGAAACCCCAACCTTGACTGAGACAGAAGCCTGGATGAGGAAAGTCCTACCTACCTACATGTCTACAGACGCCACCCCCGCCATTACTGCCATACTTCAAGCGTACAAGGACTACGTCAAGTCGACAATGTTGCACTTCAAGCAAGTAGAAAATCACGTGACAACCAGAAATCCGACAGACATCACAAACTTCATGTCTAAATTTCTCTGTAAGTACTTTTGTAATCTGTCCATTTTGTGTATAGTAGTGCTATCTTAAGtacatttttttatgaaaaagcTACGGCAATTTGACTAAAGAAAACTTAATGACTATGCATATAATTGCAGCACCGTATCAACTCCAATATCTGCAATCTATCTTTGAATTCCTCAACACTGGGAACACTAGCGAAATGCGAAAACGACAATTGGGTAACGAAAATGTGCGTTCCAATGGTATTTAATAGATGTGGATGCGCCTGGACTCCTGTACCGTATAAAGATTGTACCGTACAACGACATCGAAGAATAGTACCCAAACCGTTCACAAAGGATTATTCCGTTACATAGTTCATTTGCTGGCCCGTTCCTTGTGCTTCATTAAGAACTGTTAATGCAAATGTTTATTACGttatgtttgaaaaataaaagtatcaaatatTATACGTGTACTTATTACTCCGAAATGGTATAGGCCAAAAACACATTGCCTaatgttatatcataaaatcaagcAACAAATTTAGCAGATCTTATTCCGGTTGACGGCAATGAGACTATTTGCAATCACCCCCAAACCATCAAtcattaaaatgtcaattttcaattaaacaaaaaaccatATGACTATGATTCCGGTGAGCGGCAATCAAAGTCTATCATATATACGTGACCAAATTGTCACCAAATAATTCGATACATAtaatattgtccaatcaaatcatTCAATGTCCATTCACAGGAACCAGATGCGCATTCTTTCACATGGCGGAAATGGTTACAATATTAACCATAGAAGCCACCGCCACCATATATAATTAAATCGATATTCTAGCAAGGAATGCATGTACTGAAAATATTGGAATCCTAGgtattgaaattttgattttaaggtggctcactgaTGCTCAGTTTGGATTTTAATAACGGAtgcaatttttttgttttacgtGCATTAATTGAAACTTTGCTAAGAGTAAGAAATTGTTGCTTCGTAGATTATCAAAGCTTTTCATAAAATACCGAAccgaaaaatatttttcaaattagcGAAACGTGGTATTGACTGTCAAATGTTAAAAATTATCAAGTATATGTACTTTAACACTAAATAATGTGTAAGACGCAAAAATCAGTTATCAGGAGGGCTTGATGCAAGGGGAATCGCTCACCATTTTTTTTCTCTGTATGTGAATGATTTCGAGATGGAATTTATTGAAAACGTGTATCCCAGTTGAAATCAaagatattgttttgtttttaattatgtaTGCTGATGATACGGTACTTTTATCAAAGACAGAACAAGGTTTACAAGGTTATACCTCAAAGTAGAATATAAAGGTTAATGTGGATAAAACAAAGATGTTTTTAGAAAAGGTGggaaatcaaaaaataattattgttggaAGTATGATAAGTTGGTTAGTATTGATgaaatttttaatcatttgggtataacattaaatttcaatgGAAAATTTTACAAAACACAATGTTTTAGCGGCGCAATGGAGAAAAAGTTTAAGTAGCCTGTTaaccaaaatgaaaaatttgcATCTAAATGTTAGTACACAGTTGTCATTGTTTGATACGTATATAAGAAAACTAGCAAATTATGGTTGTGAAGTTTGGGGCTCACATCCAGCAAATGATTTGGAAAATGttcatttgaatttttgtaaaaaaaaaaaaaaaaaaaaaaagttttatgtgTCAAGAACTCTACTATGTCTATGGTGGTCTACAATGAATTAGGACGGACACCTCTACATGTGCTAAGAAAGtatagaatattgaaatattggtAAAAACTACAGacaaataattgtattttaaagaGTATTTATCAGGAAATGTTAGATGTTTGTGACTCAAATTCTTATACTTGTTGGTTAACATATGTAAGAAATTTATTATATTCTTTAGGATTTGGATATGTACGGAATTGTActtatgatataaatgaaaacaaatttttatctgaaataaaacaaagacTACAAGATGTGTTTATACAAGAAATTTATAGTGTTTTTAAGACGTCACCAAAACGtaacttatataaatatgtcaATGAAGGTTTTAAATTACAATTGTATCTTACAAAATGTGTTCCAAGTATGTATGTTCCAAATATATTAGTAAATACCGATTATCCTCACATAGATTAGAAATTGAACAAGGtagatttagcaatattccaagaaacgaaagaaaatgtaaattatgttcaGAGAGTATTGAAgatgaaaatcattttatattagtatgccctttttataatgattaaagaaaacagtatttaaagaaatatcataAACACCCCTCCACTTTCAAGATCAACTGGAAATATTACGGAATTACGTAAACTTGGTAAATACCTATATAAATGTTCGTCTATTAGATGTCAGTTATTATAAGACTATCCTCAGTATCTATCCTGTCCATGTACATCagtatgatatattatgttttattattatttcattgtataagttgttgtatatactttatacatATGAACTGTATGGCtcttggtcaataaacaatacaatacatttaaatcgccatcttgtgacgtatagtgtcataaagagtgaGGGTTAAAGCGAACTCTTATTTCAGTAACCTTCTtcgatttttattttattttttaaatcggAATGATTTATTTCGTAATTCCATGTTGTGAACATGTTTCTATCATTTGAAAATGATCTGTATCATAATCTGTTGTGTTTTAACCGTCTATCATATCTAACAAACGAGGTTACActgtgtgttttgtttacagGTGTAAAATTGACATAGGCAAGGATGATAGGCGAGTTTCTAGTTAATATTTAGACCAAACAAAGAGTGTACAATTTGTGATTAATTACCTGTATCTGATAAAAGCATGTAACATTATAATGCACGCATCTATAATGAAATCATGGT
Coding sequences:
- the LOC125657509 gene encoding uncharacterized protein LOC125657509 produces the protein MEFLKVLVVLFVVFQGSLSRSISSEDELRVIVGNLEKLVARLRQYVADSNMPGYSMRENGPVSQYTPELPAHIQELPVHTPELPVHTPELPVHTPELPAHTPELPVHTPELPVHSPELPVHSPELPVHSPELPVHSPELPVHSPELPAHTPKLPAHTPELPIPSTRPPPHTRGFHDNKQDPSSPTHERLYQMFGKVLEPYFGSFPSGPYTSKMSLTPRDIVTKLNAWYNKDNKLMFEEQTFYSVGKQLLGAHLQCAKTKLNQIVFYVLKDQARAMAADDRNMNTRVRAILESWITDTATVDKVSQKIVLAAHRHTYGEIMEYIRYFQFKDIMEFLANMKMLLWRTEQNKWSPVMFDEKLNQLLTNNGFVFKCPSMNDLWRFHQEIVSRFQEKLFETPTLTETEAWMRKVLPTYMSTDATPAITAILQAYKDYVKSTMLHFKQVENHVTTRNPTDITNFMSKFLSPYQLQYLQSIFEFLNTGNTSEMRKRQLGNENVRSNGI